Proteins from a genomic interval of Polaribacter sp. Q13:
- a CDS encoding T9SS type A sorting domain-containing protein, whose protein sequence is MKKRILKKSFVLLAILGLASFNMNGQETFSGGLNGWSVAYGNATLVSHNATEGVTGDGALVLTRANNNSNFGLNPAGIDADTNKRIRIVYKNETFGTSFRVQGSQDTGNEVPLRLSQISFPIAAGSAGNGTWQTAIIDMSDATNWSGTVENLDILVRANYGATEGSIYIDEIEFLPAAAPVVTIASHPGVSGVDDGSVMNWEDTTTWIDGVVPTALNNVIINGKVVVNSDVTVADLTLVASDSGTPGADALVGSPVSLNVKPGSSLTVDGAAITKNNVFAVSNATTSGSLIFNGTISGQIQYYKYVNATPNNDLIAFPTEENVGNDGSFDGFMDNSENDAKIYKNPGDDSVRLFGPFDNAISGGKFVNYDSDIPGDLTTAVLAAKGYRIARVSGGTLRFKKNSFSNTSPLTIPLTDESGTNSTSGEWNLVGNSYPAYMNFTSFFNSNSGQFDGTGAVYGYNGDGTFTEYNLAAKPVDDKIAPLQGFFVKVKAGGGTLTLNPAWRESGTQDDFIAAKTASNKALTKINLSDGTKTYSTRVYFMDNTTKGLDRGYDAGAFYAQSKGLFTHFVEGSNADALAIQALPYLGMNDISIPLEIKATAGTKLVLSIDAVSSTLPSNINLYLEDSVNNTLTLLNTSDFKITADSDLKGVGRFYLRSSASVLSTETVSLNKLEIYTVDKALSINGSLQNNAKVSVFDIQGRMVITKKLDVSITSNSLNVSSLNTGIYVVKVYNGKQTETKKVIIK, encoded by the coding sequence ATGAAAAAAAGAATACTTAAGAAGTCATTCGTTTTACTTGCTATCTTAGGATTAGCTAGTTTTAATATGAATGGGCAAGAAACATTTAGCGGTGGTTTAAATGGTTGGAGCGTTGCGTATGGTAATGCTACACTAGTTAGTCATAACGCAACTGAAGGAGTTACAGGAGACGGTGCACTTGTGCTTACAAGAGCTAATAATAATTCTAATTTTGGTTTAAATCCTGCTGGTATAGATGCAGATACTAACAAGCGTATTAGAATCGTTTACAAAAATGAAACCTTTGGAACATCTTTTCGTGTTCAAGGAAGTCAAGATACTGGTAATGAAGTTCCTTTAAGATTGAGTCAAATTTCTTTCCCTATAGCTGCTGGTTCTGCTGGTAATGGTACTTGGCAAACAGCTATTATTGATATGTCTGATGCAACTAATTGGTCTGGAACAGTAGAAAACTTAGATATTTTAGTTAGAGCAAATTACGGAGCTACAGAAGGTTCTATTTATATAGATGAAATAGAATTTCTACCTGCAGCTGCTCCTGTTGTAACAATAGCATCTCATCCTGGTGTAAGTGGTGTAGATGATGGTTCTGTAATGAATTGGGAAGACACCACAACGTGGATTGATGGAGTTGTGCCTACAGCTTTAAACAACGTAATTATAAACGGTAAAGTAGTAGTTAATTCAGATGTAACTGTTGCAGACCTTACTTTAGTGGCTTCAGATAGTGGAACTCCTGGTGCTGACGCTCTTGTTGGTAGTCCGGTTTCTTTAAATGTAAAACCAGGAAGCTCTTTAACAGTAGATGGTGCTGCTATAACTAAGAATAATGTGTTTGCAGTTTCTAATGCTACTACTTCAGGGAGTTTAATTTTTAATGGAACTATTTCTGGACAGATACAATATTATAAATATGTTAATGCAACACCAAATAACGATTTAATTGCGTTTCCAACTGAAGAAAACGTTGGAAATGATGGTTCGTTTGATGGTTTTATGGATAATAGTGAAAATGATGCGAAGATATATAAGAACCCGGGAGATGATTCAGTAAGATTGTTTGGGCCTTTTGATAATGCTATTTCTGGAGGTAAGTTCGTAAATTATGATTCAGATATTCCTGGAGACCTAACAACAGCAGTATTGGCAGCTAAAGGATATAGAATTGCACGCGTTTCTGGAGGTACTCTTAGATTTAAGAAAAACTCTTTTAGTAATACTTCACCTTTAACAATTCCTCTTACAGATGAATCTGGTACAAATTCAACTTCTGGTGAGTGGAATTTAGTAGGTAATTCTTACCCAGCTTATATGAACTTTACATCTTTCTTTAACAGTAATAGTGGTCAGTTTGATGGCACAGGTGCTGTTTACGGTTATAATGGAGATGGTACATTTACAGAATATAACTTAGCAGCAAAACCAGTAGATGATAAAATTGCACCATTACAAGGTTTCTTTGTAAAGGTAAAAGCAGGTGGAGGTACATTAACATTAAATCCGGCTTGGAGAGAATCTGGTACGCAAGACGATTTTATTGCTGCAAAAACAGCTTCAAATAAAGCTTTGACTAAAATAAATTTAAGTGATGGAACTAAAACGTATTCAACTAGAGTATATTTTATGGATAACACAACAAAAGGATTAGATAGGGGGTATGATGCTGGTGCCTTCTATGCGCAATCAAAAGGTCTTTTTACGCATTTTGTTGAAGGAAGTAATGCAGATGCTTTAGCAATACAAGCGTTACCTTATTTAGGTATGAATGACATATCTATTCCTTTAGAAATTAAAGCAACTGCAGGTACTAAATTGGTGTTAAGTATAGATGCTGTTAGTTCAACATTACCAAGTAATATTAATCTGTATCTAGAAGATTCTGTAAACAATACACTAACGTTATTAAACACTAGTGACTTTAAAATTACTGCAGATTCAGATTTAAAAGGTGTTGGTCGTTTTTACTTAAGATCTTCTGCATCTGTATTGTCTACAGAAACAGTTTCTTTAAATAAATTAGAAATATATACTGTTGATAAAGCTTTATCTATAAACGGTAGTTTACAAAATAATGCTAAAGTATCTGTTTTTGATATTCAAGGAAGAATGGTTATTACAAAAAAATTAGATGTAAGTATTACTTCTAATAGCCTTAATGTATCTAGTTTGAATACAGGGATATATGTAGTTAAGGTTTATAATGGGAAACAAACAGAAACTAAAAAAGTAATTATTAAATAA
- a CDS encoding hybrid sensor histidine kinase/response regulator transcription factor, translated as MALLNFYMPMLKKYCFAFLLTFFSTINFFSQENEIEYANKITISDGLAHNGVTSVLKDSNGFLWIGTYGGINKYDGYKLVTFKNTIDKDILTSNRIRAIAEDSKKNLWIGTDQGITIYKYSQEKFKKLYSNKLAGKDNNGPIIRKVFINKKNDKVYCLTEGNGVFLFDENYKFINQFVPLMKESNHLKFYDVLELNNGNLVFATSSGLYLFNVENNSFQKLLSSTINSANAIIRITDSQLLVSLENGIAVVNYNQKSNQFNLENTILKENQFNSLRIDDNGDLWLGTLNKGIIKINDVKAVIGSKDINHLKKHYFNDNTDRLRISSIISSSNNIWVGTFNKGLYEFDIKENPFKKYNKGMNYKYGITSNFVTNISSLDSIRAYVSATFGGIGLFNSVTGKFESLPFHIPEKQFLNVSSVFVDSRKDTWLKITGIGFFRVKKGEKKLEKIENDVLSNTLNDSFRSYSEDKFGNIWIGTSLDVFKIALNKSSSIKSIESLNSNPFFNAKKIALARYVYSDYLKNYIWIGADSDGLFRIENKENTPLNKLNISQFVKDKKNKKSLSSNFVTSIVRLPNKELWVGTESGGICKIEEKEGGLEFFPFTEKEGLSNNVVKSIQYDNDNSLWVSTNIGLNKFDLKSKVFRKFNLADGLPFEDFWFSSGKLDNGTLFFSGLDGFCYFNPTQINAKEELPKVWLENFKLFNQKINPGDTISNQVILSKKLSELNTIELNHNQNVFSFDIVSLHFSNPKNHSLRYKLYPINKDWVETSSNNNTINYSGLQPGEYELSYMASNSLNEWTTPKKLKIVIVPPFWETNTAYFIYVLLIIIILYFIIFIITKIQSLNHNVAIEKLEKDNVKELNESKLRFFSNISHEIKTPITLISGPVDVLLDRYKNNLDVSEKLGLVKRQTKKIKQLVDQVHDFRRAEANLLKMNYSRFNFNIFLQELANDFMFLANKDQKNFELIAKNKNIIVSGDKNKIEKICNNLINNAFKYTKAGDAIKIEFSCNEKDLIVSVSDTGMGIDEVDLEHVFERFYQSEFTQKEHIAGSGIGLAFSKKLVEMHYGYISATSTVNEGTTISFQLPIVKQQVEEDEVLDKKTVALPKEKEIIIDKQILDEANLTNVNVSADFTESLVFYAEDNLEMRTYVTGILSKYFTVKAFRDGQECLDALENNWPDIVISDVQMPNVNGLDLCISIKSDLKTSHIPVILLTALTDIEDHVRGLRDGADAYIKKPFNVQRLITNIEALLNNRKQLRERYQVGIPLTKENNKNNRNDNAFLEKLYSIMEENLDNQDFDINTLAKELYLNRTHFYQKVKVLTNQTPFELIKMYRLKKAAQFLVHQKLSVNEVFLMTGFKSRTHFTKIFKEKYNVSPSKYAAENENKLS; from the coding sequence ATGGCTTTATTAAACTTCTATATGCCAATGTTAAAAAAATATTGTTTCGCATTTTTGCTAACATTTTTTAGTACAATTAACTTTTTTTCTCAGGAAAATGAAATTGAGTATGCAAATAAAATTACTATTTCTGATGGTTTGGCACATAATGGAGTAACCTCTGTTTTAAAAGATAGTAATGGTTTTTTATGGATTGGTACCTACGGAGGCATCAATAAATATGATGGTTATAAATTAGTAACTTTTAAAAATACTATAGATAAAGATATTCTTACAAGTAACAGAATACGAGCTATTGCAGAAGATAGTAAAAAAAACTTATGGATTGGTACAGACCAAGGAATTACAATCTATAAATATTCTCAAGAGAAATTTAAAAAACTATATTCTAATAAACTTGCAGGTAAAGATAACAACGGGCCAATTATAAGAAAGGTTTTTATAAATAAAAAGAACGATAAGGTATACTGTTTAACCGAGGGTAATGGGGTTTTTCTATTCGATGAAAATTATAAGTTTATAAATCAGTTTGTTCCATTAATGAAGGAATCTAACCATTTAAAATTTTATGATGTTTTAGAATTAAATAATGGAAATTTAGTTTTTGCTACTTCAAGTGGATTGTACTTATTTAACGTAGAAAATAATAGTTTTCAAAAATTATTATCATCAACAATAAACAGTGCTAATGCAATTATTAGAATCACCGATTCTCAATTATTAGTAAGTCTTGAAAACGGAATAGCTGTAGTAAATTATAATCAAAAAAGTAATCAATTTAATTTAGAAAATACCATACTTAAAGAGAATCAGTTTAATAGTTTAAGAATAGATGATAATGGAGATTTATGGTTAGGGACTCTAAATAAAGGAATCATAAAAATTAATGATGTAAAAGCGGTAATTGGCAGTAAAGATATCAATCATCTTAAAAAACATTATTTTAATGATAATACAGATAGACTTAGAATAAGTAGTATTATTTCTTCTTCAAATAATATTTGGGTTGGTACTTTTAATAAAGGTTTGTATGAATTCGATATTAAAGAAAACCCTTTTAAGAAGTATAATAAAGGGATGAATTATAAGTATGGTATTACTTCTAATTTTGTTACAAATATTTCTAGTTTAGATAGTATAAGAGCTTATGTTTCTGCTACTTTTGGTGGTATAGGGTTGTTTAATTCCGTTACTGGGAAATTTGAATCTTTGCCTTTTCATATACCTGAAAAACAATTTTTAAATGTTTCATCTGTTTTTGTTGATTCAAGAAAAGATACATGGTTAAAAATTACTGGGATTGGTTTTTTTAGAGTGAAAAAAGGAGAAAAAAAACTAGAAAAAATAGAGAATGACGTTTTAAGTAATACTCTAAATGATTCTTTTAGATCTTATTCAGAAGATAAATTTGGTAATATTTGGATTGGCACCTCTCTAGATGTTTTTAAAATAGCGCTTAATAAATCTAGCAGTATTAAAAGTATAGAATCTCTTAACTCCAATCCTTTTTTTAATGCTAAAAAAATTGCATTAGCAAGATATGTATATTCAGATTATTTGAAAAATTATATTTGGATTGGCGCAGATTCTGATGGGTTGTTTAGAATAGAAAACAAAGAAAACACTCCTTTAAATAAGTTGAATATAAGTCAGTTTGTAAAAGATAAAAAGAATAAAAAATCTTTATCTAGCAATTTTGTTACTTCAATAGTAAGATTACCAAATAAAGAATTGTGGGTTGGTACAGAAAGTGGAGGTATCTGTAAAATTGAAGAAAAAGAAGGCGGTTTAGAATTTTTTCCATTCACAGAAAAAGAAGGACTCTCAAATAATGTAGTAAAAAGTATACAATATGATAATGATAATAGTTTATGGGTTTCTACAAATATTGGGTTAAATAAGTTCGATCTAAAAAGTAAAGTTTTTAGGAAATTTAATTTAGCAGATGGTTTACCCTTTGAAGACTTTTGGTTTTCTTCAGGTAAACTAGATAACGGAACGCTCTTTTTTTCTGGATTAGATGGTTTTTGCTATTTTAATCCTACTCAAATAAATGCTAAAGAAGAACTTCCTAAAGTTTGGCTAGAAAATTTTAAATTATTTAACCAAAAAATTAATCCAGGAGATACAATTAGTAATCAAGTAATTCTAAGTAAAAAACTGTCGGAATTAAACACAATAGAACTAAATCACAACCAAAATGTTTTTTCTTTTGATATTGTAAGTTTACATTTTTCTAATCCTAAAAATCATTCATTAAGGTATAAATTATATCCAATTAATAAAGATTGGGTAGAAACTTCTTCAAATAATAACACTATAAATTATAGTGGTTTGCAACCAGGAGAGTATGAGTTAAGTTATATGGCATCTAACTCATTAAATGAATGGACAACTCCTAAAAAACTTAAAATTGTAATAGTTCCTCCTTTTTGGGAAACTAACACAGCCTATTTTATATATGTATTGTTAATTATAATAATACTCTATTTTATAATCTTTATTATAACTAAAATTCAATCTTTAAATCATAATGTTGCCATAGAAAAATTAGAAAAAGACAATGTTAAAGAATTAAACGAATCTAAATTGCGATTTTTTTCTAACATTTCTCATGAAATTAAAACGCCAATCACGCTTATTTCTGGGCCTGTAGATGTCTTATTAGATAGGTATAAGAATAATCTTGATGTTTCCGAAAAGTTAGGTTTGGTGAAACGTCAAACAAAAAAAATTAAACAATTAGTAGATCAAGTTCATGATTTTAGAAGGGCTGAAGCTAATTTGTTAAAAATGAATTATTCGAGATTTAATTTTAATATCTTTTTACAAGAATTAGCCAATGATTTTATGTTTTTAGCAAATAAAGACCAAAAGAATTTTGAGCTAATTGCAAAAAATAAAAATATTATTGTTTCGGGAGATAAAAATAAAATAGAAAAAATTTGCAATAACTTAATTAATAATGCTTTTAAATATACCAAGGCAGGAGATGCTATTAAGATTGAATTTAGTTGTAATGAGAAAGACTTAATTGTTTCTGTGTCAGATACAGGTATGGGAATAGATGAGGTAGATTTAGAACATGTTTTCGAAAGATTTTATCAGTCGGAATTTACACAAAAAGAACATATTGCAGGGTCTGGTATTGGTTTAGCTTTTTCAAAAAAATTAGTAGAAATGCATTATGGCTACATTAGTGCAACGAGCACGGTAAATGAAGGAACTACCATAAGTTTTCAGTTACCAATTGTAAAACAACAAGTGGAAGAAGATGAAGTTTTAGATAAAAAAACGGTAGCACTACCAAAAGAAAAAGAAATAATAATAGACAAACAAATTCTAGATGAAGCAAATTTAACAAACGTAAATGTAAGTGCAGATTTTACGGAATCTTTAGTTTTTTACGCAGAAGATAATTTAGAAATGAGAACGTATGTTACGGGTATTTTGTCTAAATATTTTACTGTTAAGGCTTTTAGAGACGGACAAGAATGTTTAGATGCATTAGAAAATAATTGGCCAGATATTGTAATTAGTGATGTGCAAATGCCTAATGTAAACGGTTTAGATTTATGCATAAGTATTAAATCTGATTTAAAAACAAGTCATATACCAGTTATTTTATTAACAGCCTTAACAGATATAGAAGATCATGTTAGAGGTCTTAGAGATGGTGCAGATGCATATATAAAGAAACCTTTTAATGTACAACGTTTAATAACAAATATAGAAGCATTACTTAATAATAGAAAACAATTAAGAGAAAGATATCAAGTTGGTATTCCGTTAACAAAAGAAAACAACAAGAATAATAGAAACGATAATGCTTTTTTAGAAAAGTTGTATAGTATAATGGAAGAGAATCTAGACAACCAAGATTTTGACATTAATACACTTGCTAAAGAATTGTATTTGAATAGAACACATTTCTATCAAAAAGTAAAAGTATTAACCAATCAAACTCCATTTGAGCTCATAAAAATGTATCGTTTAAAAAAGGCAGCACAATTTTTAGTACATCAAAAATTATCTGTAAATGAAGTGTTTTTAATGACAGGTTTTAAAAGTAGGACGCATTTTACCAAAATTTTTAAAGAAAAATACAACGTCTCTCCAAGTAAATATGCTGCGGAGAATGAAAATAAACTTTCTTAA
- a CDS encoding arsenate reductase family protein has translation MGEIATSNRQITIFYSSKSVRAKQTLVYAKAEGLEILEIDILKTKLTGTQIVELADRLHLEVADLVNQEHPAYTSRFKHHNLTTDDWIKMIQHNPEIMKQPIAIRGDITILVETPTDIIKI, from the coding sequence ATGGGAGAAATAGCTACATCAAACAGACAAATTACCATATTCTATAGTTCAAAATCTGTTAGAGCAAAACAAACATTAGTTTATGCTAAAGCAGAAGGATTAGAGATTCTAGAGATAGATATTTTAAAAACCAAACTTACTGGTACTCAAATTGTAGAACTTGCAGATAGATTGCATTTAGAAGTAGCGGACTTGGTTAATCAAGAACACCCTGCTTACACCTCACGTTTTAAGCATCATAATTTAACTACAGACGACTGGATTAAAATGATACAACACAATCCTGAAATTATGAAACAGCCTATAGCAATACGTGGCGATATTACTATTTTGGTTGAAACACCTACGGATATTATTAAGATTTAA